One region of Desulfofalx alkaliphila DSM 12257 genomic DNA includes:
- a CDS encoding alpha/beta fold hydrolase has translation MKPEGFDFHSNFIEIAGYKMHYLDEGSGGVLIMLHGNPTWGYLYRNFIPELSKEYRCIVPDFLGFGYSDKPAGEDYSLQAQSQRLAQFIEKMELNEITLVVHDIGGIVGLAWAAEHKHLVKGLVILNNSGSVPEVWGKSPYLPPWSYIVLWPLRIPVIGEVMVENLNILHRLVMPLAFSRRDVFTKKIRRGFGYPYRCKADRKAQLSTIRQIPILKSDPIYRMLLKTGQMLNGWQVPAQIIWGLKDPSSPPRIIKVLERLLPNHRPSVVLPQAGHFLTEEQPEVVLDKIKEFLKTIDNSPNLNT, from the coding sequence TTGAAACCGGAGGGCTTTGATTTTCATTCAAATTTTATTGAAATAGCCGGGTATAAAATGCACTACTTGGATGAGGGCAGTGGAGGGGTTCTGATAATGCTGCATGGTAACCCAACCTGGGGTTACCTTTACCGTAATTTTATCCCGGAACTGAGTAAAGAGTATCGCTGTATAGTGCCTGACTTTTTAGGTTTTGGCTATTCAGACAAGCCCGCCGGTGAGGATTACAGTTTACAGGCCCAATCACAACGACTTGCACAATTTATTGAAAAGATGGAGTTAAATGAAATAACTTTAGTTGTGCATGATATTGGCGGAATTGTCGGTCTGGCATGGGCTGCGGAACACAAGCACTTGGTCAAGGGGCTTGTTATTTTAAATAACAGTGGTTCGGTACCGGAAGTTTGGGGAAAAAGCCCTTATCTGCCTCCCTGGTCTTACATAGTTCTTTGGCCGTTACGAATCCCAGTAATAGGTGAAGTGATGGTAGAGAATCTAAATATCTTACATAGGCTTGTGATGCCCTTAGCTTTTTCCAGAAGGGATGTTTTCACCAAAAAAATCCGCCGGGGATTTGGGTATCCTTATAGGTGCAAGGCTGATCGAAAGGCCCAGCTAAGTACTATTAGGCAAATTCCAATCCTTAAATCAGACCCTATTTATAGAATGCTGCTGAAGACCGGACAAATGCTTAATGGCTGGCAAGTACCTGCCCAAATTATCTGGGGACTAAAGGACCCATCTTCACCACCGAGGATTATTAAGGTATTGGAACGACTTTTACCAAACCACCGACCGTCTGTGGTACTTCCCCAGGCAGGACATTTTCTTACTGAGGAACAGCCTGAAGTTGTACTGGATAAAATCAAAGAATTTCTAAAAACAATTGATAATAGCCCCAATTTAAACACATAG
- a CDS encoding sigma 54-interacting transcriptional regulator, with the protein MLFSLQAPKSLVYETLQGLNLFKDVPADQLHIISKGCNIVTLRNNQHIVSQGDMLRNFFIVLHGELEVYVEDEFGEKFVLHRLLAGDYYGDICLLTGEPSHVSINSAKRSKIIIFDDEAFQKLIQLIPQINNTIIKNLSYQLKQINIKKTSVKNKQLALSNFLLESRTYLKKLVGKSRFTKKLRHIIDEQAKHCEPLLITGEKGTGKLLVANLIHNKSIRKKFPFIVVDCEELVHDVEGIKLLGPLSKETSQLYQFSYLDLAKGGSLYLNDIELLPKETLLRLLKYVDQHRDVRIIMASTVTDPGQYIERKKTGINTASLFNNSLHLDPLRSRKRDIPELINYFVNLKCKKYEKETNITLSSDAVEKLLSHDYQQSNIQELEEIIDRAVLLTDGEVIEADSIIIGEVNRSRPGFNLLDLSIFKELVYKRTWPQRVQMMVTVIFLGVLIISFWGGHQFQWINVFTWKVLGPAVILGALLLGRVVCSVCPFSMLAALAQNLKCYSKQLPKYLTHHYYIIFIFLFSLIFWYEEFFNIKDSPYLTGLLLATIAAAAITCGFIYKGHVWCRYMCPLGAIFSVCSTLSLVELRAKTDVCQNKCQTFNCFKGNTRSGCPMLLHAMYIDSNINCKLCLKCVTNCPNNSITFSIRPPGREIWQLSNVHGGIAALVLFFAFMLIPPLTIESLKNLYPDHWKLLFNLFYWLLFSLLLAVVVVFLRKHISSKNFTPYLRMSLAFVPLLTASHVSYQLGAKFDELNSIFIQLVFASQAPYLLTVSACNFTQSLLMIVGLLLTLYCLFRVFPQLKHRWVGGTAFGFSLAYCFIILLFLCV; encoded by the coding sequence ATGTTGTTTTCACTGCAAGCGCCTAAATCCCTGGTTTATGAAACCTTACAAGGACTCAACTTGTTTAAAGATGTGCCTGCTGACCAGTTACATATTATCAGCAAGGGTTGTAATATAGTCACCCTCCGCAACAACCAACACATTGTATCACAGGGAGATATGCTGCGAAATTTCTTCATTGTTCTTCATGGGGAATTAGAGGTTTATGTTGAAGATGAGTTTGGGGAAAAATTTGTATTGCATCGACTGTTAGCCGGAGATTACTATGGTGATATTTGTTTACTTACCGGGGAACCATCCCATGTAAGCATTAATTCGGCCAAAAGAAGCAAGATTATAATCTTTGACGACGAAGCCTTCCAAAAGCTTATTCAACTAATTCCACAAATTAACAACACCATCATTAAAAATCTCTCATATCAACTAAAGCAAATAAACATTAAAAAGACCTCCGTTAAGAATAAACAACTGGCCCTGTCCAACTTTTTGCTGGAATCCAGAACATATTTAAAGAAACTGGTAGGTAAAAGTAGATTCACTAAAAAGCTGCGTCACATAATCGACGAGCAAGCTAAACACTGTGAGCCTTTGTTAATCACCGGAGAAAAGGGCACAGGTAAGCTTTTGGTGGCCAATCTCATTCATAATAAAAGCATAAGAAAGAAGTTTCCATTTATCGTCGTAGATTGTGAGGAACTGGTTCACGACGTGGAAGGTATTAAATTGCTGGGCCCTCTGTCAAAGGAAACTTCACAACTGTACCAGTTTAGCTACCTTGATTTGGCTAAGGGTGGCTCCCTCTACTTAAATGATATTGAGTTGCTGCCCAAAGAAACGCTATTGAGGTTGTTGAAGTATGTAGACCAACACCGGGATGTTAGAATTATTATGGCCTCCACAGTGACAGACCCCGGCCAATATATTGAAAGAAAAAAAACGGGTATTAATACTGCCTCATTATTTAACAACAGCCTTCACCTCGATCCCTTGCGGAGCAGAAAAAGAGATATTCCCGAACTGATTAATTACTTTGTAAACTTAAAATGTAAAAAATATGAAAAAGAAACTAATATCACCCTTTCCTCGGATGCCGTTGAAAAGCTGCTCTCCCATGATTATCAGCAATCGAACATCCAGGAGTTAGAGGAAATTATAGATAGGGCTGTGCTATTGACAGACGGTGAAGTCATTGAAGCAGACAGTATTATTATTGGCGAAGTAAACCGAAGCCGACCCGGTTTTAATTTATTGGACTTATCAATCTTTAAAGAATTAGTATATAAAAGAACCTGGCCCCAAAGGGTCCAAATGATGGTGACGGTAATATTCCTGGGAGTTCTTATAATAAGCTTTTGGGGAGGACATCAATTCCAATGGATTAATGTATTTACCTGGAAGGTTTTGGGCCCTGCTGTCATACTTGGTGCCCTATTGCTTGGTAGAGTGGTCTGTTCAGTATGCCCCTTTTCCATGCTGGCTGCACTGGCGCAAAATCTAAAGTGTTACAGTAAACAGCTGCCTAAGTATTTAACTCACCACTATTACATAATATTTATTTTCTTGTTTAGTTTAATCTTTTGGTATGAAGAATTTTTTAACATAAAGGACTCGCCATATCTAACAGGGTTGCTGTTGGCCACCATTGCAGCCGCAGCTATTACCTGCGGTTTCATATATAAAGGGCATGTTTGGTGCCGCTATATGTGCCCCCTAGGGGCGATTTTCTCCGTCTGCTCCACCCTGTCACTGGTTGAACTGCGAGCTAAAACGGATGTCTGCCAAAATAAGTGTCAAACGTTTAATTGCTTTAAAGGCAACACCCGGAGCGGCTGTCCTATGCTGCTGCACGCCATGTACATTGACAGTAATATCAACTGTAAACTCTGCCTAAAATGCGTCACAAACTGTCCTAACAATTCCATCACCTTTAGCATCAGGCCACCAGGTCGAGAAATTTGGCAGCTCTCCAACGTCCACGGGGGCATTGCAGCGCTGGTGCTTTTCTTTGCCTTCATGCTGATACCGCCATTAACCATAGAGAGCCTGAAAAACCTTTATCCCGACCACTGGAAACTGCTATTTAACCTTTTTTACTGGCTGCTATTTTCTCTACTGTTAGCAGTGGTTGTTGTATTTCTAAGAAAGCATATTTCCAGTAAGAATTTTACCCCCTACCTGAGAATGTCTTTGGCTTTTGTGCCGCTGTTAACTGCCTCCCATGTCTCTTATCAGTTAGGAGCCAAATTTGATGAATTAAACTCCATATTTATTCAGTTAGTATTTGCCAGCCAAGCTCCGTACCTGCTTACCGTCAGTGCCTGTAACTTTACCCAGTCCCTTCTTATGATTGTAGGACTGCTATTAACATTGTATTGCCTATTTAGAGTTTTCCCTCAACTAAAGCACCGATGGGTTGGTGGCACTGCCTTTGGGTTTAGTCTGGCATACTGTTTTATTATTTTGTTGTTCCTATGTGTTTAA
- a CDS encoding stalk domain-containing protein, with product MRRQLSIILALLLFISIGAAAAYAGQSDVNVVVNDESVLFPDQGAFIDTDTNRTYVPIRFVSEALGAKVNWDKDAQAATVTLGKSVITMPVDSNQATVNEKNVQLDAPAMLKNQRLLVPLRFVSEALDKDVEWNEAERTVYISAGPFIRMASTIGPIDAGIVGTLTNLFEEKTGIKVEFVGAGTGKALEMSKTGDFDLVQVHARALEEQFVAEGYGTERIPLMYNDFVIVGPKSDTAGIRGLTPSEALNRIMETESLFISRGDRSGTHVGEMELWKAAELEPQGDWYVVWEGGPQGNSATLRYTDEQQAYTFMDRATYLVLKDEISLDVLVEKHESLLNFITLIPVNPEKFPQVKYDLVMQFVDYATSIEAQTVIENFKKDVYGESLFFPNSDRWHAHKE from the coding sequence ATGAGAAGACAATTATCTATTATCTTGGCTTTATTACTGTTTATTTCCATTGGTGCGGCAGCAGCCTATGCCGGACAGTCTGATGTAAATGTGGTTGTTAACGACGAGTCGGTATTGTTTCCGGATCAAGGGGCCTTTATTGACACCGATACAAACAGAACTTACGTTCCTATACGGTTTGTTAGTGAGGCCTTAGGTGCTAAAGTTAACTGGGATAAGGACGCCCAAGCGGCCACTGTTACGCTGGGAAAATCCGTTATTACCATGCCTGTGGACAGCAACCAAGCCACTGTAAACGAAAAAAATGTGCAGCTTGATGCGCCGGCCATGCTGAAAAACCAGCGCTTATTAGTGCCGCTGCGCTTTGTCAGTGAGGCTTTGGATAAGGACGTAGAGTGGAACGAAGCCGAGCGAACTGTTTATATAAGTGCGGGACCATTCATTCGAATGGCAAGCACTATCGGACCCATTGACGCCGGAATTGTAGGCACCTTGACCAATCTCTTTGAGGAAAAAACAGGCATTAAAGTGGAATTTGTGGGCGCAGGTACAGGCAAAGCCCTAGAAATGTCCAAAACCGGGGATTTTGACCTGGTGCAGGTGCATGCCCGGGCCCTTGAGGAACAGTTTGTTGCCGAAGGTTATGGCACCGAGCGCATCCCCCTGATGTATAACGACTTTGTCATCGTTGGTCCAAAGTCTGACACCGCAGGAATTAGGGGACTGACCCCTTCAGAAGCCTTGAATCGAATTATGGAAACAGAGTCGTTGTTTATCAGCCGTGGCGACCGTTCCGGCACCCACGTCGGTGAGATGGAACTTTGGAAAGCCGCAGAACTGGAACCCCAGGGCGATTGGTACGTAGTCTGGGAGGGAGGTCCCCAAGGAAATAGCGCCACCCTGCGTTACACCGATGAACAACAGGCCTATACCTTCATGGATCGGGCCACCTACCTTGTTCTAAAGGATGAGATCAGCTTAGATGTTCTGGTGGAGAAACACGAATCACTGCTAAATTTCATTACCCTAATCCCGGTGAACCCGGAAAAATTCCCGCAGGTTAAGTATGATCTAGTGATGCAGTTCGTGGATTATGCAACCTCTATAGAAGCGCAAACGGTAATTGAAAACTTCAAGAAGGATGTCTACGGCGAGTCACTTTTCTTCCCCAATTCTGACCGTTGGCACGCCCATAAAGAGTAA
- the mobB gene encoding molybdopterin-guanine dinucleotide biosynthesis protein B, with protein MIKEVIFLKVFSVFGVTQSGKTTTVEKIINELCKRGYRVGSIKNIHFEGFALDTVGTNTWRHKQAGAEMVVARGLMETDVLIPQKLPLEKILTFFDHDYVVMEGISNTLVPKILCVKNEKEIEERKNDLVIALSGRISNVKTTYKGIPVFNALLDAERLVDFIEDKMNHYLPFINEIEHCQKCGSSCRTLASQILKGKAKSSECMVSNEVTVKLGSQEISLDYFQQLNIKRRLEKVFSQLDSYDPDRDITIKIRKTKNGMAV; from the coding sequence TTGATTAAGGAAGTGATTTTTTTGAAAGTCTTCTCGGTTTTTGGAGTTACCCAATCCGGTAAAACCACAACTGTTGAAAAAATTATTAACGAACTCTGTAAAAGGGGTTATCGGGTTGGCTCAATTAAAAATATTCACTTTGAAGGATTTGCACTGGATACTGTTGGTACTAATACCTGGCGGCATAAGCAAGCTGGGGCTGAAATGGTAGTGGCTAGGGGTTTGATGGAAACAGATGTGTTAATTCCTCAAAAACTACCCTTAGAAAAAATACTAACATTTTTTGACCATGATTATGTGGTTATGGAAGGGATTTCCAATACACTTGTCCCGAAAATTCTATGTGTCAAGAATGAAAAAGAAATTGAGGAGCGCAAAAATGATTTGGTAATTGCTTTATCCGGACGTATATCTAATGTAAAAACCACTTATAAGGGTATTCCGGTTTTTAACGCCCTATTAGATGCTGAGAGACTAGTGGATTTTATTGAGGATAAAATGAACCATTATTTACCATTTATCAATGAGATTGAGCATTGTCAAAAATGTGGTAGCAGCTGCCGAACATTAGCATCTCAAATATTAAAGGGTAAAGCAAAGAGCTCAGAATGCATGGTTAGCAATGAAGTTACTGTTAAACTTGGCAGTCAGGAAATATCTTTAGATTACTTTCAACAATTAAATATTAAACGCAGATTAGAAAAGGTATTTTCCCAATTAGACAGTTATGACCCAGATCGTGATATTACTATTAAAATAAGGAAGACGAAAAATGGAATGGCAGTCTAG
- a CDS encoding RIO1 family regulatory kinase/ATPase, with amino-acid sequence MEWQSRLEELLRVRILNYHRKFSFRNRVFLVDTINRETVKSKYIIKEYVNGKADQETAIICNLRQKGLLVPRIIWSNSRVIIMEYIEGILLTDLLTNPKTIHQSWVNSLAKWLYHLHSTERQGEYCFCKSDLNLRNFIFTGDNFYGIDFEDICITHPERDLGGISSFILTNDPMFAQWKFKVCSSLVKAYVNVANTQLDYRLIEYYLLEELKATASRREKQRDYLLNKIKELNLKGNLIVFNN; translated from the coding sequence ATGGAATGGCAGTCTAGGCTGGAAGAGTTATTAAGAGTAAGAATTTTAAATTACCATCGAAAATTCAGTTTTAGAAATAGAGTTTTTTTAGTGGATACAATAAACAGAGAAACAGTGAAGTCTAAATATATAATTAAGGAATATGTCAATGGAAAAGCCGATCAAGAGACTGCCATAATATGTAACCTAAGACAAAAGGGTCTTTTGGTGCCCCGAATAATTTGGAGCAACAGCAGAGTAATTATTATGGAGTATATAGAAGGAATCCTTTTGACAGATTTATTGACAAATCCCAAGACAATCCACCAATCTTGGGTTAATAGCCTTGCTAAGTGGCTCTATCATTTACACAGTACTGAGAGGCAAGGTGAATATTGTTTTTGCAAATCAGACTTAAACCTGCGTAATTTTATATTTACCGGAGATAATTTTTACGGTATTGATTTTGAAGATATATGTATTACTCACCCTGAAAGGGATTTAGGCGGTATTAGCTCATTCATATTAACTAATGATCCTATGTTTGCCCAGTGGAAATTCAAAGTCTGTTCGTCATTGGTTAAGGCTTATGTAAATGTTGCTAATACTCAATTAGATTATCGACTAATAGAATATTATTTATTGGAAGAGTTAAAGGCAACTGCATCACGAAGGGAAAAACAGCGTGATTACTTGCTAAATAAAATAAAGGAGTTAAACCTTAAAGGCAATTTAATAGTTTTCAATAATTAA